One Actinomadura viridis genomic region harbors:
- a CDS encoding glucose-6-phosphate isomerase, with amino-acid sequence MTSVVTAGGISVTMRGAVVDQGAAVLERLVSDGVPARLASGASGLWGPDAAPAAARGMGWLELPGRSRALPGRLAGLAGEARGAGLDRVVLAGTGGGVLAPEVITRAAGVEPVLLDGTDPHQIGSVIGDARLSRTLLVVTAGPDGIPAETDAHLRIFEDAFRRAGITGAGLRRRFLVVAPEGSPAAALAAEAGYRLVPAEPDVPPRFGALGAYGLVPSTLAGADVGRLLEEAAALAPTLGQPYDNPALALGAALGASAQAGRGKLVIAGHGAGLAGFGDWLEHLVSESTGKDGKGLLPVVVEGVDAPGYAPAADTCRVLLDDGHGEPGRGRDADVTVTGPLGAQFLLWEYATAVACRVIGVDPFSRPDAAESDDNAAALLRAEEGASPTVVGRPALVSGAVEVHGPEKLLKGTRTLTSALEAIVAAVPERGYLAVSAYLDRWGDPDAGGLRSLLADRAAGGRRRAVPVTFGWGSRALRSTGQYHKGGPGNGAFLQLTGEVVADVPVPGRPYTLGHLQLAQAFGDLRVLRSRGCPAVRLHLRDRVDGLAQLTKALTS; translated from the coding sequence ATGACCTCCGTGGTGACCGCCGGGGGGATTTCGGTCACCATGCGCGGCGCCGTCGTCGACCAGGGCGCGGCCGTCCTGGAGCGCCTGGTCTCCGACGGCGTCCCCGCGCGGCTGGCGTCGGGCGCGTCCGGGCTGTGGGGCCCGGACGCGGCGCCGGCGGCGGCGCGCGGGATGGGCTGGCTGGAGCTGCCCGGGCGTTCCCGCGCGCTGCCGGGCCGGCTGGCCGGGCTGGCGGGCGAGGCGCGCGGCGCCGGGCTCGACCGGGTGGTGCTGGCGGGGACGGGCGGCGGCGTGCTGGCGCCGGAGGTCATCACCCGTGCCGCGGGCGTCGAGCCGGTGCTGCTGGACGGCACCGACCCGCACCAGATCGGCTCGGTGATCGGCGACGCCCGGCTGTCCCGCACGCTGCTGGTCGTGACGGCGGGGCCGGACGGGATCCCGGCGGAGACCGACGCGCACCTGCGGATCTTCGAGGACGCCTTCCGGCGGGCCGGGATCACCGGTGCCGGCCTGCGGCGCCGCTTCCTGGTCGTCGCTCCGGAGGGCTCGCCGGCGGCGGCGCTGGCCGCGGAGGCGGGCTACCGGCTCGTCCCGGCCGAGCCCGACGTCCCGCCGCGCTTCGGCGCGCTCGGCGCGTACGGCCTGGTGCCGAGCACGCTGGCGGGCGCGGACGTGGGTCGGCTGCTGGAGGAGGCGGCCGCGCTGGCGCCGACGCTGGGCCAGCCCTACGACAACCCGGCGCTCGCCCTGGGCGCCGCGCTGGGCGCCTCGGCGCAGGCGGGGCGCGGCAAGCTGGTCATCGCCGGGCACGGTGCGGGCCTCGCGGGCTTCGGCGACTGGCTGGAGCACCTGGTCTCCGAGTCGACGGGCAAGGACGGCAAGGGCCTGCTGCCGGTGGTGGTGGAGGGCGTGGACGCCCCCGGCTACGCGCCGGCCGCCGACACGTGCCGCGTGCTGCTGGACGACGGCCACGGCGAGCCGGGGCGGGGCCGCGACGCCGACGTGACCGTCACCGGCCCGCTGGGCGCGCAGTTCCTGCTCTGGGAGTACGCGACGGCGGTGGCCTGCCGGGTGATCGGGGTCGATCCGTTCTCCCGGCCCGACGCCGCGGAGTCCGACGACAACGCCGCCGCGCTGCTGCGGGCCGAGGAGGGCGCCTCCCCCACGGTGGTCGGCAGGCCCGCGCTGGTGTCGGGCGCCGTGGAGGTGCACGGTCCCGAGAAGCTGCTGAAGGGGACGCGGACGCTGACGTCGGCCCTGGAGGCGATCGTGGCGGCGGTGCCCGAGCGGGGCTACCTCGCCGTGTCCGCCTATCTGGACCGCTGGGGCGATCCGGACGCGGGCGGGCTGCGGTCGCTGCTGGCCGACCGGGCCGCCGGGGGCCGCAGGCGTGCGGTGCCGGTGACGTTCGGCTGGGGGTCGCGGGCCCTGCGCTCCACCGGCCAGTACCACAAGGGCGGGCCGGGGAACGGGGCGTTCCTGCAGCTCACCGGGGAGGTCGTGGCGGACGTCCCGGTGCCCGGACGGCCGTACACGCTCGGGCACCTGCAGCTCGCGCAGGCGTTCGGCGACCTGCGGGTGCTGCGCTCGCGCGGGTGCCCTGCGGTGCGGCTGCACCTGCGCGACCGGGTCGACGGGCTCGCCCAGCTGACGAAGGCGCTCACCTCCTGA
- the tal gene encoding transaldolase produces the protein MTENLRKLSDEGVSIWLDDISRERLRTGNLEQLVKERHVVGVTSNPTIFAKALSKGSAYDDQVRDLAVRGVDVEEAVRAITTYDIRWGCDVLRPVHDRTEGLDGRVSIEVDPRLARDRERTVAEARALWWMVDRPNLFIKIPATVEGLPAISQALSEGISVNVTLIFSLERYGQVIDAFFEGLERARENGRDLSKISSVASFFVSRVDTEIDKRLDKVGSEEAAGLRSKAGVANARLAYALYEERTASDRWKALKDAGARPQRPLWASTGVKDPDLPDTLYVDQLIAPGTVNTMPEATLEATADHGEVPGDTVRASYDQARAHMNALKQVGVDYDDVVRVLEDEGVQKFETSWNELLDTVAGELRDKGGAKGSGA, from the coding sequence ATGACCGAGAACCTGAGGAAGCTCTCCGACGAGGGCGTATCGATCTGGCTCGACGACATCAGCCGGGAACGGCTGCGGACGGGCAACCTGGAGCAGCTGGTCAAGGAGAGGCACGTGGTGGGGGTCACCTCCAACCCCACCATCTTCGCCAAGGCGCTGAGCAAGGGCTCGGCCTACGACGACCAGGTCCGTGACCTCGCGGTGCGCGGCGTGGACGTCGAGGAGGCCGTCCGCGCCATCACCACCTACGACATCCGCTGGGGCTGCGACGTGCTGCGTCCCGTCCACGACCGCACCGAGGGCCTGGACGGCCGGGTGTCGATCGAGGTCGACCCGCGGCTGGCGCGGGACCGCGAGCGGACCGTCGCCGAGGCCCGCGCCCTGTGGTGGATGGTGGACCGGCCCAACCTGTTCATCAAGATCCCGGCGACCGTGGAGGGGCTGCCGGCGATCAGCCAGGCGCTGTCGGAGGGCATCAGCGTGAACGTGACGCTGATCTTCTCGCTGGAGCGGTACGGGCAGGTCATCGACGCGTTCTTCGAGGGGCTGGAGCGGGCCCGGGAGAACGGCCGCGACCTGTCGAAGATCTCCTCCGTGGCCTCGTTCTTCGTGAGCCGCGTGGACACCGAGATCGACAAGCGGCTGGACAAGGTCGGTTCCGAGGAGGCGGCCGGGCTGCGGTCCAAGGCCGGCGTGGCCAACGCCCGCCTGGCCTACGCCCTCTACGAGGAGCGGACGGCCAGTGACCGCTGGAAGGCCCTCAAGGACGCCGGGGCCCGGCCCCAGCGTCCCCTGTGGGCGTCCACCGGCGTCAAGGACCCCGACCTGCCCGACACGCTGTACGTCGACCAGCTGATCGCGCCCGGCACGGTCAACACGATGCCGGAGGCGACCCTGGAGGCCACGGCCGACCACGGCGAGGTCCCGGGCGACACCGTGCGGGCGTCCTATGACCAGGCCCGCGCGCACATGAACGCGCTCAAGCAGGTCGGCGTGGACTACGACGACGTCGTCCGGGTCCTGGAGGACGAGGGCGTGCAGAAGTTCGAGACGTCCTGGAACGAGCTGCTGGACACCGTCGCGGGTGAGCTCCGTGACAAGGGCGGCGCCAAGGGGTCGGGCGCATGA
- the tkt gene encoding transketolase gives MDAVEEAGSGHPGTAMSLAPAAYLLFQRFLRHDPTDPTWSGRDRFVLSCGHSSLTLYIQLYLSGYPMTLEDLKSLRKWGSLTPGHPEHGHTAGVETTTGPLGQGLANAVGMAMAARRERGLFDPDTAPGESPFDHTIWAFCSDGDIEEGISHEASALAGHQKLGNLVVLYDDNHISIEDDTAIALSEDVQARYAAYGWDVHHVDWTVNGDYEENVGALAAALEAARADTERPSFIALRTIIGWPAPNKKNTGKIHGSALGAEEVAAAKKVMGLDPDVSFDVPEDVLEHARQVVDRGRALHAEWDKKYRAWREAHGQRAAEFDRISARRLPAGWTSALPEFEAGKDIATRAASGQILAALAPVLPELWGGSADLAESNNTTMKGEPSFIPEEFQTKEFPGHRYGRTLHFGVREHAMGAICNGIALHGGTRPYGGTFLIFSDYMRPAVRLAALMKLPVTFVWTHDSIGLGEDGPTHQPVEHLWALRAIPGLDVVRPADANETVVAWRTILEHTDRPAGLALTRQKLPTYDRGDGLASAEGVAKGGYVLVDAANGRPEVILIATGSEVELALEARATLEAEGTPTRVVSMPCVEWFDAQEDAYKQQVLPPSVTARVSVEAGVGFGWRGYVGDAGESVSLEHFGASADYRTLFQQFGLTAERVVAAAHASLIKAGVHGAGRGETTGN, from the coding sequence ATGGACGCGGTGGAGGAAGCGGGCTCGGGCCACCCCGGTACGGCGATGAGCCTCGCGCCGGCCGCCTACCTGCTCTTCCAGAGGTTCCTTCGGCACGACCCGACGGATCCGACCTGGTCGGGCCGCGACCGGTTCGTGCTCTCGTGCGGGCATTCCAGCCTGACGCTCTACATCCAGCTGTACCTGTCGGGCTACCCGATGACGCTGGAGGACCTCAAGTCCCTGCGCAAGTGGGGCAGCCTCACTCCAGGGCACCCGGAGCACGGGCACACCGCGGGCGTGGAGACCACCACCGGCCCGCTGGGGCAGGGCCTCGCCAACGCCGTGGGCATGGCGATGGCGGCCCGCCGCGAGCGCGGCCTGTTCGACCCCGACACCGCCCCCGGCGAGTCCCCGTTCGACCACACCATCTGGGCGTTCTGCTCCGACGGTGACATCGAGGAGGGCATCAGCCACGAGGCGAGCGCGCTGGCCGGCCACCAGAAGCTGGGCAACCTGGTGGTGCTCTACGACGACAACCACATCTCCATCGAGGACGACACCGCGATCGCCCTGTCGGAGGACGTCCAGGCCCGCTACGCCGCCTACGGCTGGGACGTGCACCACGTCGACTGGACGGTGAACGGCGACTACGAGGAGAACGTCGGGGCGCTGGCCGCGGCGCTGGAGGCGGCCCGGGCCGACACCGAGCGGCCGTCGTTCATCGCGCTGCGCACGATCATCGGCTGGCCGGCCCCGAACAAGAAGAACACCGGCAAGATCCACGGTTCCGCGCTGGGCGCCGAGGAGGTCGCGGCCGCCAAGAAGGTGATGGGCCTCGACCCGGACGTGTCCTTCGACGTTCCCGAGGACGTCCTGGAGCACGCCCGGCAGGTCGTGGACCGGGGCCGCGCGCTGCACGCCGAGTGGGACAAGAAGTACCGGGCGTGGCGGGAGGCCCACGGGCAGCGCGCCGCGGAGTTCGACCGGATCTCGGCGCGCCGGCTGCCGGCCGGCTGGACCTCGGCGCTGCCGGAGTTCGAGGCGGGCAAGGACATCGCCACCCGGGCCGCCTCCGGGCAGATCCTGGCGGCGCTGGCCCCGGTCCTGCCGGAGCTGTGGGGCGGCTCGGCCGACCTGGCCGAGAGCAACAACACCACGATGAAGGGCGAGCCGTCGTTCATCCCCGAGGAGTTCCAGACCAAGGAGTTCCCCGGGCACCGGTACGGCCGCACGCTGCACTTCGGGGTGCGCGAGCACGCGATGGGCGCGATCTGCAACGGGATCGCGCTGCACGGCGGCACCCGCCCGTACGGCGGCACGTTCCTGATCTTCAGCGACTACATGCGTCCGGCGGTCCGGCTGGCGGCCCTGATGAAGCTGCCGGTGACGTTCGTGTGGACGCACGACTCCATCGGCCTGGGCGAGGACGGCCCGACGCACCAGCCGGTCGAGCACCTGTGGGCGCTGCGCGCGATCCCGGGGCTGGACGTGGTGCGGCCCGCCGACGCCAACGAGACGGTGGTGGCCTGGCGCACCATCCTGGAGCACACCGACCGTCCGGCGGGGCTGGCGCTGACCCGGCAGAAGCTGCCGACCTACGACCGGGGCGACGGCCTCGCCTCGGCGGAGGGCGTGGCCAAGGGCGGGTACGTGCTGGTGGACGCCGCCAACGGCCGTCCCGAGGTGATCCTGATCGCGACCGGCAGCGAGGTGGAGCTGGCGCTGGAGGCGCGCGCGACGCTGGAGGCGGAAGGCACCCCGACCCGGGTGGTCTCGATGCCGTGCGTGGAGTGGTTCGACGCGCAGGAGGACGCCTACAAGCAGCAGGTGCTGCCGCCGTCGGTGACCGCCCGCGTGTCGGTGGAGGCCGGGGTCGGGTTCGGCTGGCGCGGCTACGTCGGTGACGCCGGCGAGTCGGTGAGCCTGGAGCACTTCGGCGCCTCCGCGGACTACAGGACGCTGTTCCAGCAGTTCGGGCTCACCGCCGAACGGGTCGTGGCCGCCGCCCACGCCAGCCTGATCAAGGCCGGTGTGCACGGCGCGGGACGCGGCGAGACCACGGGGAACTGA